One Aneurinibacillus migulanus genomic region harbors:
- a CDS encoding transposase has product MYTHYTTRQLVLPMDIEILIPDHHLCRIVDATVEKIDPRLFIPLHPGGGRPPYPPKMMLKMILYAYTNRIYSSRQIAKQLGENIYFMWLSEN; this is encoded by the coding sequence ATGTACACTCATTATACCACTCGCCAGTTAGTTCTTCCAATGGATATTGAGATCCTAATCCCCGATCATCACCTGTGCCGAATTGTGGATGCAACGGTTGAAAAAATAGACCCTCGCTTGTTTATTCCTCTCCACCCAGGCGGAGGGCGTCCTCCTTATCCTCCAAAAATGATGCTAAAAATGATTCTGTATGCGTATACCAATCGCATATATTCCTCTCGGCAGATCGCCAAACAGCTGGGTGAGAATATTTACTTCATGTGGCTTTCCGAAAATCA
- a CDS encoding sodium:solute symporter family protein gives MNIAILIITLTFLLAFYLGVRARKGQKMEMEQWAVANRNFGSIIMFVLMAGEIFTTYVFLGGTGGAYRMGGPIIYIFNALCFIIPYWILPPIWRYAKKHKLITQSDFFAKKYDSKALGLLVALVGVVSMIPYIVLQLKGLKIIVSETSYGMISPNLAVWIGMIAVTIFVSVSGIHGSAWTAILKDILLLGVILFLGIYLPYHYFGGIKPMFETLDATKPGFLLIPESGYSMSWYISTCLIFGLGQYMWPQVFGASLSSRTESALRKNAAILPIYQIVLVFILFIGFTALLQIPNLQGTDTDLALFKIVKATFEPWFVGVIGAAGLLTALVPCSMLLLTASTLLANNIYKVVKPNITETQLSRLTRIFVPIVALVALYFTFYGGNTIIALLIMAYSFVLQLFPAVFFSLWKKNPVTKSGAFAGIIIGVITVAYVTITDATMGTLFPQFPQFIKDLDIGIVAITVNTLVTLLVSAITGTAKAKTDNTENTVFEEHVVKQVSSK, from the coding sequence ATGAATATCGCGATATTAATTATTACACTAACTTTCCTACTTGCTTTCTATTTAGGTGTGCGTGCCCGTAAAGGTCAGAAAATGGAGATGGAACAGTGGGCGGTCGCTAATCGTAATTTCGGCTCAATTATTATGTTCGTGTTAATGGCGGGTGAAATTTTTACGACGTATGTGTTTTTAGGTGGAACCGGCGGGGCATACAGAATGGGAGGACCGATTATTTATATCTTTAACGCCCTGTGTTTTATCATTCCTTATTGGATTCTACCTCCTATTTGGCGTTACGCAAAAAAACATAAGTTGATTACCCAGTCGGATTTTTTTGCGAAGAAGTATGACAGTAAGGCACTCGGGTTACTGGTAGCATTGGTTGGCGTAGTCTCTATGATTCCTTATATCGTTTTACAGTTAAAGGGGCTTAAAATCATTGTATCAGAGACTTCCTATGGAATGATTTCACCGAATTTGGCAGTGTGGATTGGAATGATTGCCGTCACTATATTTGTATCAGTGTCCGGTATTCATGGATCAGCCTGGACCGCTATTTTAAAAGATATTCTGCTTTTGGGAGTTATTTTGTTTTTAGGCATTTATCTACCTTATCATTATTTTGGTGGAATCAAGCCGATGTTTGAGACATTGGATGCCACGAAACCGGGATTTTTATTGATTCCTGAATCAGGGTATAGTATGTCCTGGTATATTTCTACCTGTTTAATTTTTGGTTTAGGGCAATATATGTGGCCGCAAGTGTTTGGTGCAAGCTTATCGTCAAGAACTGAAAGTGCGTTGCGCAAGAATGCTGCTATACTACCCATTTATCAAATTGTATTAGTATTCATATTGTTTATCGGGTTTACCGCTCTTTTACAAATTCCAAACTTACAGGGAACGGATACGGATTTAGCATTGTTTAAAATTGTAAAAGCAACGTTTGAACCATGGTTTGTAGGCGTCATAGGGGCGGCAGGATTACTGACGGCTCTTGTGCCCTGTTCCATGTTGTTGCTGACTGCATCTACACTGTTAGCAAATAACATTTATAAGGTAGTGAAGCCGAATATAACCGAAACGCAACTTAGTCGATTGACCCGTATTTTCGTACCTATCGTTGCGCTTGTTGCTCTATATTTTACTTTTTATGGTGGTAACACCATTATTGCACTGTTAATTATGGCCTACAGTTTCGTACTACAATTATTCCCCGCCGTATTTTTTAGTCTGTGGAAAAAAAATCCTGTTACAAAATCGGGTGCATTTGCAGGGATTATCATTGGCGTGATTACTGTTGCTTATGTAACGATTACAGATGCGACAATGGGTACCCTGTTTCCACAATTTCCGCAGTTCATAAAGGACCTTGATATCGGTATCGTAGCGATTACGGTAAATACGCTCGTAACATTGCTTGTTAGTGCTATTACCGGCACAGCGAAAGCGAAAACAGATAATACAGAAAATACCGTTTTTGAAGAACATGTTGTAAAACAGGTAAGCTCTAAGTAA
- a CDS encoding DUF3311 domain-containing protein, protein MKIVVWLLSIIPAVGSLTVINRIEPYIFGLPFIVFWATMWLILSSVCLYICSIIQDKEEANE, encoded by the coding sequence ATGAAAATTGTAGTTTGGTTACTGAGCATTATACCTGCTGTTGGATCATTAACAGTTATAAACCGTATCGAACCTTATATATTCGGATTACCATTTATTGTGTTTTGGGCAACTATGTGGCTCATTTTATCTTCGGTATGTCTTTATATTTGCAGCATTATCCAAGATAAAGAGGAGGCAAATGAATGA
- a CDS encoding SRPBCC family protein, with translation MWEKRRVIKANWKAFIDNYLECDHCPIAHPSFVATLDMSQYSVIACENYSVQGTIVKPDKQYGSVELNKAEFKGGRFYWLWPNMMVTIYPGSGNMTVIQMIPIDHETTMGVYHVFFRDEKLTQEEKDLLAFMEQVRDEDIELVELAQAGFRSRAFEKGIFSPTENGVAQFHGMIRDALLIEQ, from the coding sequence GTGTGGGAAAAAAGGCGTGTGATTAAAGCCAATTGGAAGGCTTTTATTGATAATTACTTAGAATGTGATCATTGTCCGATTGCCCATCCATCATTCGTTGCTACGCTAGATATGAGTCAGTACTCCGTCATTGCTTGTGAAAACTATTCCGTTCAAGGCACCATAGTGAAGCCGGATAAGCAATATGGAAGCGTAGAGTTGAATAAGGCAGAATTTAAGGGCGGAAGATTTTACTGGCTGTGGCCCAACATGATGGTAACCATCTATCCAGGTTCCGGAAACATGACCGTCATTCAGATGATTCCAATTGATCATGAAACGACCATGGGAGTTTATCATGTATTTTTCCGGGATGAAAAGCTTACGCAGGAAGAGAAGGACTTGCTTGCGTTTATGGAACAGGTTCGGGATGAGGATATTGAACTGGTAGAATTGGCACAAGCTGGATTTCGTTCTAGAGCCTTTGAAAAGGGAATCTTTTCACCAACGGAAAATGGAGTAGCCCAGTTCCATGGTATGATTCGTGATGCTCTCCTCATTGAACAATAG
- the brnQ gene encoding branched-chain amino acid transport system II carrier protein has translation MKSKSLPFSTVFIIGLTLFALFFGAGNLIFPASLGQAAGTNFWPAVSGFLITGVGLPLLGVIAMGVSGKEDLHSLASRVHPLFGLIFTTVLYLAIGPLFALPRTGSVSYEIGVKPFVSESMGHISLLIFTVLFFSISCFFSLNPTRIVDIVGKFLTPIKLLFISILIVAALVHPIGPMQPPVDDYSHIPFFKGFQEGYLTMDTLASFVFAILVINSIKQKGATTTRSIAITCVKASFIAATLLIVLYASLTFLGTSSVSVMGHLDNGGQVLAQAASYYFRSLGGLLLGLMITVACLTTSIGLISSSAAYFHKLLPNIPYKALAIALSVFSAAIANVGLTQLIAFSVPVLTAIYPLAIALIFLTFLHPLFKGRAEVYQYTMLCVGLVSIFDGLNAANIKIAAVNSLFSHVLPLYHLGLGWLFPGIVGGVVGFLITLIDTSKTVVSK, from the coding sequence GTGAAATCGAAATCTTTACCTTTTTCAACTGTTTTTATTATAGGGCTGACTCTCTTTGCTCTATTTTTTGGAGCAGGGAATTTAATTTTTCCCGCTTCACTCGGCCAGGCAGCTGGCACAAATTTCTGGCCTGCAGTTTCGGGCTTTTTAATAACGGGCGTTGGCTTGCCTCTACTTGGGGTTATAGCAATGGGGGTTTCAGGAAAAGAAGATTTACATTCATTAGCCAGTCGTGTTCATCCTTTGTTTGGCCTTATTTTTACAACGGTTCTTTATTTAGCCATTGGGCCATTATTTGCTTTACCGCGAACAGGAAGTGTATCATACGAGATTGGTGTAAAACCTTTCGTATCAGAAAGCATGGGACATATATCGTTGCTTATTTTTACAGTCTTATTCTTTTCGATTAGCTGCTTTTTTTCATTAAATCCTACCCGGATTGTGGATATTGTAGGGAAATTTTTAACTCCCATAAAGTTACTGTTTATTTCTATTTTAATCGTGGCGGCACTCGTTCATCCGATAGGTCCAATGCAGCCACCTGTAGATGATTATTCGCATATTCCATTTTTCAAAGGATTCCAGGAAGGTTATCTAACAATGGATACACTTGCTTCTTTTGTTTTTGCAATATTGGTGATTAATTCCATTAAACAAAAAGGGGCAACTACTACAAGGAGTATCGCGATTACTTGCGTGAAAGCTTCTTTTATAGCGGCTACTTTATTAATTGTTCTTTATGCCTCCCTTACTTTTTTAGGAACTTCAAGTGTTTCGGTGATGGGACATCTTGATAATGGAGGACAAGTATTGGCACAGGCTGCGAGCTATTACTTTAGGTCGCTGGGTGGACTGTTGCTGGGATTGATGATCACTGTAGCATGTTTAACTACAAGTATCGGATTGATAAGCTCGTCTGCAGCTTACTTTCATAAGCTACTGCCGAACATCCCATATAAAGCATTAGCCATCGCCTTAAGTGTATTCAGTGCAGCAATAGCAAATGTTGGTTTAACACAATTGATTGCTTTTTCCGTTCCAGTATTGACGGCTATTTACCCATTGGCTATCGCTCTGATTTTTCTAACATTTCTGCATCCTTTATTTAAAGGGCGAGCAGAGGTATATCAATATACAATGCTTTGTGTTGGCTTAGTAAGTATTTTTGACGGATTAAATGCTGCCAATATAAAGATAGCGGCTGTTAATTCTTTATTTAGTCATGTATTGCCTTTGTATCATTTGGGTCTAGGATGGTTATTTCCAGGAATTGTTGGAGGTGTAGTCGGTTTTTTGATTACCTTGATTGATACTTCTAAAACTGTGGTTTCCAAATAA
- a CDS encoding GDP-mannose 4,6-dehydratase: protein MEKQGGDSIGPVLVTGGAGYIGSHTVLELLKEGIPVIVLDNLTTGHRDAVRSSYFYEGDIADAELVTRIIKEYQIESVIHFAAKSLVGESFVKPEMYFLWK from the coding sequence GTGGAAAAACAGGGAGGAGATAGCATAGGACCGGTATTAGTAACGGGAGGTGCCGGTTACATTGGCAGTCATACAGTGTTAGAACTTCTTAAAGAAGGCATCCCTGTAATTGTACTGGATAACTTGACGACTGGTCATCGAGATGCGGTGCGGTCCTCTTATTTTTACGAAGGTGATATCGCAGATGCGGAACTCGTAACACGCATTATTAAAGAATATCAAATTGAATCGGTTATTCATTTTGCTGCCAAAAGCCTGGTAGGAGAATCGTTTGTCAAACCAGAGATGTATTTTTTATGGAAATAA
- the galU gene encoding UTP--glucose-1-phosphate uridylyltransferase GalU, with protein sequence MKIRKAVIPAAGLGTRFLPATKAQPKEMLPIVDKPAIQYIVEEAVQAGIESIIVITGRNKRAIEDHFDKSIELEKTLAESEKEDMLKMVREISTMVNMHYIRQKEPLGLGHAVLCARQFIGDEPFAVLLGDDIMVSEKPALRQMMDIYEAFDTEVIGVQPVAFQEVHKYGIIAPMQSVLQNAGEAKWVKDVIEKPSLEEAPSTLAIMGRYILKPSIFPILEHMSPGKGGEIQLTDALKEICHDHSLLALPLVGKRYDVGDKFGYIQAIIELALMRPELRSNLLAYMSELLEAEQYISGKTGRR encoded by the coding sequence TTGAAAATCAGAAAAGCGGTTATTCCAGCGGCAGGGCTTGGCACACGGTTTTTGCCCGCCACGAAAGCACAGCCGAAAGAAATGCTGCCCATTGTTGATAAGCCGGCCATTCAATACATTGTAGAAGAGGCGGTGCAAGCTGGAATTGAAAGCATTATTGTAATCACAGGTCGTAACAAGCGAGCGATTGAAGATCATTTCGATAAATCAATTGAATTGGAGAAGACACTCGCTGAAAGCGAAAAAGAAGACATGCTTAAAATGGTTCGTGAGATTTCAACGATGGTGAATATGCATTATATCCGCCAGAAAGAACCGTTAGGGTTGGGGCACGCTGTTCTGTGTGCACGCCAATTCATTGGGGATGAACCGTTTGCTGTGTTGCTTGGTGACGATATTATGGTATCCGAAAAACCTGCGCTCAGACAAATGATGGACATATACGAAGCTTTCGACACGGAAGTAATAGGAGTTCAGCCTGTCGCATTCCAAGAAGTACATAAGTACGGTATTATTGCTCCAATGCAAAGTGTGTTGCAAAATGCTGGAGAAGCGAAGTGGGTGAAAGACGTAATAGAAAAGCCAAGCTTGGAAGAAGCACCGTCTACATTAGCGATTATGGGGCGTTATATTTTAAAGCCATCCATCTTCCCGATTTTAGAGCATATGAGTCCAGGCAAAGGAGGAGAAATTCAACTGACGGATGCGTTAAAGGAGATATGCCATGACCATTCTTTGCTTGCTTTGCCGCTTGTAGGGAAGCGATATGATGTTGGAGATAAATTTGGCTATATTCAAGCGATAATTGAACTTGCTCTTATGCGTCCGGAACTGCGTTCCAACCTGCTTGCTTATATGAGCGAGCTTTTGGAGGCAGAACAGTATATAAGTGGAAAAACAGGGAGGAGATAG
- a CDS encoding YcdB/YcdC domain-containing protein — protein MNKTRLVTASMIAGSLLFSHAALAAEQGITGQYEKNEQTRMQLQKLPAPVADTMFKLLKYMPELETMGMEINVEDLPDSKKKVYGVMFNKKEAEEYKDLYATTNISEDGILYDFHQYDSIHKSETRPSDSVAKEKSLAFLKLMMGDERAYVLQGISTGGQTSIDKDGNREVTKYASVRFFPLIHGIPLTNRNSIQIDIDKNGRVASWFNNDEDIQENAFPQPIHTITEKEAEKAFLEAASASLSYNEAEFVRIGDTKAEHITRPVLKYMIDTQAIDALTGKPVKNKVKDLYQEKVVSVQGKGKKLSVTSEKEAADLLKTELAIDVAGLELHKDGDGIEQTKVYQWRKNDDVSYVVQTTATGDVVHFGAFLNEKVKKEESITRTEAASRALTFLQTYLPSHIKELQMSYREQEKSDDWVDESKLPPDHVMLISFREMKDNIPIDSRSYNIYVDTSTGKVVGIFMESMLGKIELPDGNDRVSPQQAVKAYVEKYPLTLQYVWPSILNQKADKPLLVYAPLAGYEGQYVDAITGKVEQAER, from the coding sequence ATGAACAAGACGAGATTGGTTACTGCAAGTATGATAGCAGGCAGTCTGTTATTTAGTCATGCAGCATTGGCGGCAGAGCAAGGAATAACAGGTCAATATGAAAAAAATGAACAGACACGCATGCAACTTCAGAAATTGCCTGCACCTGTAGCGGATACCATGTTCAAATTGCTGAAGTATATGCCGGAACTTGAGACAATGGGCATGGAAATAAATGTAGAGGATTTGCCAGATAGTAAAAAGAAGGTATATGGTGTGATGTTCAATAAAAAAGAGGCGGAAGAGTACAAAGATTTGTACGCAACCACGAACATTAGCGAAGATGGAATACTATATGATTTCCATCAATATGACTCGATACACAAATCGGAAACACGTCCTTCAGATTCCGTTGCTAAAGAAAAATCCCTTGCATTCCTCAAGCTTATGATGGGTGATGAACGCGCATATGTATTGCAGGGCATTAGTACCGGAGGACAAACATCTATAGACAAAGATGGAAATCGTGAAGTTACCAAATATGCCAGCGTCCGATTTTTTCCTTTAATTCATGGTATTCCTCTCACGAATAGAAACAGCATTCAAATCGATATTGATAAAAATGGACGGGTTGCCAGTTGGTTTAATAATGATGAAGATATACAGGAGAATGCTTTCCCGCAGCCTATACATACGATTACTGAGAAGGAGGCTGAAAAAGCATTTCTTGAGGCAGCAAGTGCAAGCCTTTCCTACAATGAAGCGGAGTTTGTGCGTATAGGTGATACAAAGGCGGAACATATAACTCGCCCTGTGCTTAAATATATGATAGATACGCAAGCGATTGACGCTTTGACCGGTAAGCCTGTAAAGAATAAAGTTAAGGACTTGTATCAAGAAAAGGTAGTTAGTGTACAAGGAAAGGGCAAGAAATTGAGTGTTACGTCAGAGAAAGAAGCGGCAGATTTACTAAAGACAGAGCTTGCAATTGATGTAGCTGGCCTTGAACTGCATAAGGATGGAGATGGAATCGAACAGACAAAAGTATACCAATGGCGTAAAAATGATGACGTATCTTATGTCGTCCAGACAACTGCGACAGGAGATGTGGTTCATTTTGGAGCTTTTTTAAACGAAAAAGTCAAAAAAGAAGAGAGTATTACAAGAACAGAAGCAGCATCACGTGCGTTGACATTCCTTCAAACATATTTACCATCTCATATAAAAGAGTTGCAAATGAGTTATAGAGAACAGGAAAAGAGCGATGATTGGGTAGATGAGAGTAAGCTGCCGCCAGACCATGTTATGCTGATTTCTTTTCGAGAAATGAAAGATAATATTCCAATTGATAGCCGTTCGTATAATATATATGTCGATACATCGACTGGAAAAGTTGTTGGTATATTTATGGAAAGTATGCTAGGTAAAATCGAGTTGCCTGATGGAAATGACCGTGTAAGTCCACAACAAGCAGTGAAAGCATATGTAGAGAAATATCCGCTCACTTTGCAATACGTATGGCCATCGATACTAAACCAGAAAGCCGATAAGCCGCTATTGGTCTATGCTCCGTTGGCTGGTTATGAGGGACAGTATGTAGATGCGATAACAGGTAAGGTAGAACAGGCTGAACGTTAA
- a CDS encoding MetQ/NlpA family ABC transporter substrate-binding protein: MEVKVFDDYVLPNTALEDKQLDANYFQTVPYMEQFNKKHGTHIAGLDGIHFEPMGLYPGKEKGTEPKQGAVIAIPDDVTNSARALKLLETQGWIKLTPGKELNSITKQDIVENPKNVQVKEMQAAMLPRAVNEVDYAVINGNYAMEGGLTTDQAITMEKKDSDAAKQHANIISVRAGDENREDIKTLIEVLKSDDVKKFIEEKYKGAVVSVF; this comes from the coding sequence ATGGAAGTAAAAGTATTTGACGATTATGTACTTCCGAACACGGCACTCGAAGATAAACAACTCGATGCAAACTATTTTCAAACAGTGCCGTACATGGAGCAATTCAATAAAAAGCACGGTACGCACATTGCGGGGCTAGACGGTATCCACTTTGAGCCGATGGGACTGTATCCGGGTAAAGAAAAAGGGACTGAGCCGAAGCAAGGTGCAGTTATCGCGATTCCGGATGATGTAACAAACAGTGCGCGCGCGTTAAAGTTGCTTGAAACACAAGGGTGGATCAAGCTGACACCAGGCAAGGAATTGAACAGCATTACGAAACAAGACATTGTAGAGAATCCGAAGAATGTTCAAGTGAAAGAGATGCAGGCAGCGATGCTTCCGCGAGCTGTAAATGAAGTGGATTATGCAGTCATTAATGGTAATTATGCAATGGAGGGCGGTCTAACGACCGACCAGGCGATTACAATGGAGAAGAAAGACTCTGATGCTGCCAAACAGCATGCGAATATCATTAGTGTGCGAGCAGGCGATGAAAATCGTGAGGATATTAAAACTTTGATTGAAGTGTTGAAATCAGACGATGTAAAGAAATTTATTGAAGAAAAATATAAAGGTGCCGTTGTTTCTGTATTCTAA
- a CDS encoding PLP-dependent transferase: MRRGFPLLPAWLRFSVQFCAGEHVLCSDEIYGATAFLLETELIRLGIDCSFVPFHSSESIEEVKDIIADLERGLGML, translated from the coding sequence GTGAGACGGGGGTTTCCACTTCTTCCGGCATGGCTGCGATTCTCTGTGCAATTCTGTGCAGGAGAACATGTACTCTGCTCAGACGAGATTTACGGAGCCACCGCATTTTTACTTGAAACAGAGCTAATCCGTCTCGGCATTGACTGCTCTTTCGTTCCTTTCCATTCCTCAGAATCGATCGAAGAGGTCAAAGACATTATCGCTGATTTGGAAAGAGGGCTAGGCATGCTATAA
- a CDS encoding DUF3817 domain-containing protein, protein MLKTPLGRFRLIALIEGISFLLLLGIAMPLKYFADFPAAVSVVGALHGLLFVLYIAAVAHVTFALRWSFVRVMGALVASIVPFGNFVLDSRLRQEQ, encoded by the coding sequence ATGTTGAAAACCCCCCTCGGACGTTTTCGCCTTATCGCGCTGATCGAAGGCATCTCGTTCCTTTTACTGCTTGGGATTGCTATGCCCCTGAAGTATTTTGCCGATTTTCCGGCCGCGGTTAGTGTTGTCGGAGCGTTACACGGTCTGCTTTTTGTACTTTATATAGCTGCCGTTGCTCACGTAACGTTTGCGCTTCGCTGGTCGTTCGTGCGGGTGATGGGAGCTTTGGTTGCGTCGATAGTACCGTTTGGGAATTTTGTGCTCGATTCACGCTTGCGTCAGGAGCAATAG
- a CDS encoding MalY/PatB family protein has protein sequence MKYNFDEMIDRTTTDSIKWSPKHLKENFGDEKSLPMWIADMDFRAPQPVIDTLIKRAEHGIFGYGHQSEAFLDSLIAWQERRNGWTIEREWILYTPGIIPALNFIVQSFCIPGDKIIVQSPVYYPFYNIIQNNGCHVVENKLKLKELKYEMDFDQLEDLVKDSRTKLLFLCSPHNPTGRVWTHKELIKLGRICIDNDVMIVSDEIHSDLIYEGHTHIPFAKISDEFANHSIICTSPTKTFNLAGLHVSNIIVKNRKNRNILKHRLETMDIDPGSFATVAQIAAYNEGEEWLSQLLNYLQGNIELIESFVNKRLSGVKFIKPEGTYLAWLDFTELFENYKVLEQFMQSKAKLALDEGYIFGSGGEGFERINFACSRELLKDALERIEKSINLIRGTTISPSS, from the coding sequence ATGAAGTATAATTTTGATGAAATGATTGATAGAACAACAACGGATAGCATTAAGTGGTCTCCAAAGCATCTAAAAGAAAACTTTGGTGATGAAAAATCATTGCCTATGTGGATCGCTGATATGGATTTTAGGGCTCCTCAACCAGTAATAGATACTTTGATAAAAAGAGCAGAGCATGGAATATTTGGCTATGGACATCAAAGTGAGGCATTCTTAGATTCTTTAATAGCATGGCAAGAAAGGAGAAATGGTTGGACAATAGAAAGGGAATGGATTTTATATACACCTGGGATTATTCCTGCATTAAATTTTATTGTGCAATCCTTTTGTATACCTGGAGATAAAATTATTGTTCAAAGCCCTGTCTATTACCCATTTTATAATATAATTCAAAATAACGGTTGTCATGTGGTGGAAAATAAGCTTAAGTTGAAAGAGCTTAAATATGAAATGGATTTTGACCAGCTAGAAGATTTAGTTAAAGACAGTAGAACAAAATTACTGTTTTTATGTAGCCCACATAATCCAACTGGGAGAGTATGGACGCATAAAGAATTAATTAAATTAGGAAGAATATGTATCGATAATGATGTAATGATTGTTTCTGATGAAATCCATTCTGATCTGATATATGAAGGACATACCCATATTCCATTCGCTAAAATTAGTGATGAATTTGCAAACCACTCAATTATCTGTACTTCCCCAACCAAGACATTTAATTTAGCTGGATTACATGTATCAAATATCATTGTCAAGAATAGAAAGAACAGAAATATTTTAAAACATAGATTGGAAACAATGGATATTGATCCGGGGTCTTTTGCGACAGTTGCACAAATTGCCGCTTATAACGAAGGAGAAGAATGGTTGTCACAATTATTGAATTATCTACAAGGCAATATTGAGTTAATTGAATCTTTTGTTAACAAAAGACTGTCAGGTGTAAAGTTTATAAAACCAGAAGGAACGTATCTAGCATGGCTAGATTTTACTGAACTATTCGAGAATTATAAAGTTCTAGAACAGTTTATGCAATCTAAAGCAAAGTTAGCATTAGATGAAGGCTACATATTTGGAAGTGGTGGAGAAGGGTTCGAAAGGATTAATTTTGCTTGTTCACGTGAATTATTAAAAGACGCGCTTGAAAGAATTGAAAAATCTATAAATTTAATCAGGGGAACTACCATATCGCCATCAAGCTGA
- a CDS encoding zinc ribbon domain-containing protein YjdM gives MLDLPNCPKCNSEYTYEDGSLFVCPECAHEWTLELETENSEDKKIVKDANGNVLNDGDSVTVIKDLKVKGSSLVVKIGTKVKNIRLVDGDHDIDCKIDGFGAMKLKSEFVKKI, from the coding sequence ATGCTTGATTTACCAAATTGTCCAAAATGTAATTCAGAATACACTTACGAAGATGGGAGTCTTTTTGTTTGCCCAGAATGTGCTCATGAGTGGACGTTAGAATTAGAAACTGAAAATAGTGAAGATAAAAAGATTGTCAAAGATGCAAATGGAAATGTCTTAAACGATGGTGATTCTGTAACGGTAATCAAAGACCTTAAAGTAAAAGGAAGTTCATTAGTTGTAAAAATAGGTACAAAAGTAAAAAATATACGTTTGGTCGATGGAGATCATGATATTGATTGCAAAATTGATGGTTTTGGAGCTATGAAATTAAAATCTGAATTTGTTAAAAAGATATAA
- a CDS encoding sigma-70 family RNA polymerase sigma factor, which produces MLETTQVNMEIHYNKKDDVYDQIISKEEFSQIYEMYNKRVYKYICFRINNHYAAEDICSHVFETVITKYHSFSPEKSKFEIWLFAIVRNAVTDYFRAQKKRAFFSLNTLLNMVFIESSPEDLVIRDDNNQELFKALARLRNKERNILAMKYGAGLKNSEIAQLMGVSESNIGVVVYRSLKKLHKILVAGGFKNE; this is translated from the coding sequence GTGTTGGAGACCACCCAAGTGAACATGGAGATTCACTACAATAAAAAAGACGATGTCTATGATCAAATCATATCCAAGGAAGAATTTTCCCAGATTTATGAGATGTATAATAAACGGGTCTATAAGTATATCTGTTTCCGGATCAACAATCACTACGCTGCGGAGGATATCTGCAGTCATGTATTCGAAACAGTCATCACTAAATATCATAGCTTCTCACCGGAAAAATCAAAGTTCGAAATATGGCTGTTCGCGATCGTAAGAAACGCTGTAACGGACTACTTTCGCGCACAGAAAAAACGGGCCTTTTTTTCACTGAACACTTTGCTGAATATGGTTTTTATCGAGTCGTCTCCCGAGGATCTGGTCATCCGCGATGACAATAATCAGGAGTTGTTCAAAGCTCTGGCGAGGCTGCGCAACAAAGAACGCAATATTCTCGCAATGAAATATGGAGCCGGTCTGAAAAATTCGGAAATCGCTCAGTTAATGGGTGTAAGTGAATCCAACATTGGCGTTGTAGTGTACAGGAGCTTAAAGAAGCTACATAAAATCTTGGTGGCAGGAGGGTTCAAAAATGAGTAA
- a CDS encoding recombinase family protein gives MVFYYFKRAEFEKLLKQIRFKDVIVCYDLTRFGRSQIHIFQVIQELQAKQAG, from the coding sequence CTGGTTTTTTATTATTTTAAACGTGCTGAATTTGAAAAGTTGTTGAAGCAAATTCGCTTTAAAGATGTCATTGTGTGTTATGATCTTACTCGCTTCGGACGATCTCAAATACATATTTTTCAGGTCATTCAGGAGCTACAAGCCAAACAGGCAGGGTGA